One window of the Falco biarmicus isolate bFalBia1 chromosome 2, bFalBia1.pri, whole genome shotgun sequence genome contains the following:
- the DONSON gene encoding protein downstream neighbor of Son — MASPAVPGYSPGFKKPPAMLRLKRKRLRRCEPAAPANPRCGAAPRAPSAPARRNPFSSLDNAPRAGGAPQTVERARPPPPAGGDPLVAPFWQLLEPVGEVEPPRRAEPSETMDILALTRDLHLPVAVPEIPSAPRHEFPADWSIKTRLLFVSSHPFTWAEHLKAQEEAQGFAQHCRATEINLPQSVQEPKLSTELRCAFQQSLVYWLHPSLPWLQLFPRIGADRKIVGKASPWSQDETLQQVLMSDWSVSFTSLYNLLKAKLCPYFYVCTYQFTVLFRAAGLAGSDVITAVISPTTRGLREAMRNEGIEFSLPLVEEHRTRKQKNSEVNLETEVANSLEVGNSMEDGEQPAPSDDDDDESFSWLEEMGVQDKVKKPDAISIKLHKEKHEVQMDHKPESLALVKGTNTFTLLNFLINCKSLVAVAGPQTGLPPTLLSPVAFRGGTMQTLKARSINAKARVHLVYEDRFSLEVVGPVMPHSLHALTMLLGSAQRGAFSAVLYTHEPTAVFNTNLDSASPALNKETAYKDLPMYGLHPKTLDQLRQCPTLGKSSIRSLEMKDYAYTWKS; from the exons ATGGCCTCCCCCGCTGTACCCGGCTACTCTCCCGGCTTCAAGAAGCCGCCGGCGATGCTGCGGCTGAAACGCAAACGGCTGCGGAGGTGCGAGCCCGCCGCTCCCGCGAACCCCCGCtgcggcgcggccccgcgggcCCCCTCCGCGCCAGCCCGCCGCAACCCTTTCTCCAGCCTGGACAACGCGCCGCGGGCCGGCGGCGCCCCTCAGACGGTGGagcgggcccggccgccgccgccggctgGAGGAGACCCCTTGGTAGCACCATTCTGGCAG CTTTTAGAGCCCGTGGGTGAAGTTGAGCcccccaggagagcagagccCTCGGAAACAATGGACATCCTCGCCCTAACCCGT gACCTTCATTTACCTGTTGCTGTACCTGAAATTCCCTCTGCACCAAGACATGAATTTCCTGCAGACTGGAGTATTAAAACACGACTTCTATTTGTGTCTTCCCACCCTTTTACATGGGCAGAACATTTAAAAGCACAAGAGGAGGCTCAAGGATTTGCTCAGCATTGTAGAGCTACAGAAATAAACTTACCACAGAGTGTGCAG GAACCAAAACTGTCAACAGAACTGCGTTGTGCTTTCCAGCAAAGCCTCGTTTACTGGCTTCACCCTTCACTGCCATGGCTGCAGCTGTTCCCTCGGATTGGAGCAGATAGAAAAATAGTTGGAAAGGCTAGTCCTTGGTCACAGGATGAAACCTTGCAACAAGTGCTGATGAGTGACTG GTCTGTCAGCTTTACTTCTCTGTACAATCTGCTCAAAGCCAAACTGTGTCCCTACTTCTATGTATGTACCTACCAGTTCACTGTCCTGTTCCGTGCAGCCGGTCTTGCAGGAAGTGATGTTATCACAGCTGTAATTTCTCCCACAACTAGAGGTTTAAGAGAAGCCATGAGAAATGAAG GCATTGAGTTTTCTTTACCTTTGGTAGAAGAACATAGAaccaggaaacagaaaaactcTGAAGTGAACTTGGAAACAGAAGTTGCCAACAGCCTTGAAGTGGGTAACAGCATGGAAGATGGAGA ACAACCAGCTCCAAgcgatgatgatgatgatgaaagtTTCTCTTGGCTTGAGGAGATGGGAGTCCAAGACAAGGTTAAAAAACCAGATGCTATTTCCATTAAGCT GCATAAGGAGAAGCACGAGGTGCAGATGGATCACAAACCCGAATCCCTTGCATTAGTCAAAGGAACAAACACATTCACCTTGCTGAACTTCTTGATAAACTGTAAGAGCCTCGTGGCTGTTGCGGGTCCACAAACAGGGCTTCCACCAACTTTGCTGTCCCCTGTCGCTTTCCGAGGTGGTACAATGCAAACACTCAAA GCTAGAAGTATAAATGCCAAAGCCAGAGTTCACTTGGTGTACGAGGACCGGTTCAGTTTGGAGGTTGTAGGCCCTGTCATGCCTCATTCCCTGCATGCATTGACCATGCTGCTTGGGTCCGCACAGAGGGGAGCGTTCTCAGCTGTGCTATACACACACGAGCCAACTGCGGTGTTTAACACAAATCTTGACAGCGCAAGCCCCGCCTTAAATAAG GAAACCGCATACAAAGATCTTCCTATGTATGGACTGCATCCTAAGACTTTGGATCAACTGAGGCAGTGTCCAACACTGGGGAAGTCTTCCATCCGGTCTTTGGAAATGAAGGATTATGCTTACACCTGGAAGTCCTAG